A genomic window from Brassica oleracea var. oleracea cultivar TO1000 chromosome C8, BOL, whole genome shotgun sequence includes:
- the LOC106307340 gene encoding probable protein phosphatase 2C 49 isoform X1, whose product MVAEAEVVFQQSLPVVLDIDGVTSAVVSPLSSPKLGIRRSAASVSGGLSTSPVQEDDCDSTIPVYIPTIRSGSYADIGPKRSMEDEHICVDDLSSQLGCLFQLPKPSAFYAVFDGHGGSEAATYVKQNAIRLLFEDDNFPQTSEVNSVYVEQVKSSLRNAFLQADLALAEDCSISSSSGTTALAALISGRLLMVANAGDCRAVLCRKGKAIEMSHDHRPINLPERRRVEESGGVIEDGYLNGELSVTRALGDWDMKRPHGSNSPLISEPEIKQITLTEEDEFLVIGCDGIWDVLTSQEAVSVVKRGLNRHGDPTRCARELVMEALRLNTFDNLTAVVVCFVTVDREGEAVVPLEKKRCCSLTPEAFRSLRNLLDG is encoded by the exons ATGGTAGCAGAAGCAGAGGTTGTGTTTCAACAGAGTTTGCCGGTGGTTCTGGATATTGACGGGGTTACTTCCGCCGTCGTATCTCCGCTTTCTTCTCCGAAATTGGGTATCCGTCGGTCGGCGGCGTCGGTTTCCGGCGGTTTGTCGACTTCTCCGGTG CAGGAGGATGATTGCGATTCCACTATCCCGGTTTATATTCCAACCATCCGGTCTGGGAGCTACGCTGACATCGGACCAAAGAGATCCATGGAAGACGAACACATTTGCGTAGATGATCTATCCTCCCAACTTGGCTGTCTTTTCCAGTTGCCAAAGCCAAGTGCTTTCTATGCG GTTTTCGATGGTCACGGAGGATCAGAAGCAGCAACGTACGTAAAGCAAAACGCCATCAGGCTTTTGTTTGAAGATGATAACTTCCCACAGACATCTGAAGTGAACAGTGTTTATGTGGAACAAGTCAAGAGTTCGTTGAGAAACGCGTTTCTACAAGCTGATCTAGCTTTGGCTGAGGATTGCAGCATCAGCTCTTCCTCTGGCACCACGGCTCTCGCCGCCCTTATCTCCGGAAG GCTCTTAATGGTTGCAAACGCTGGAGACTGCAGAGCTGTTCTTTGCAGAAAAGGGAAAGCTATAGAGATGTCTCATGACCATAGACCGATCAATCTACCTGAGAGAAGAAGAGTGGAAGAATCTGGTGGTGTCATTGAGGACGGTTACCTAAACGGAGAGTTATCTGTAACGCGAGCTCTTGGTGACTGGGACATGAAACGCCCCCACGGCTCTAACTCTCCGCTTATTTCCGAACCTGAGATCAAGCAGATAACTTTGACCGAGGAGGACGAGTTTCTTGTGATCGGGTGCGACGGGATTTGGGATGTTTTGACGAGCCAGGAAGCCGTTAGCGTTGTGAAACGTGGCTTGAACAGGCATGGTGATCCGACGAGATGTGCGAGAGAGCTCGTGATGGAGGCTCTGAGGCTGAACACGTTTGATAACTTAACGGCGGTTGTGGTATGTTTTGTGACGGTAGACCGAGAGGGTGAGGCGGTGGTTCCTTTGGAGAAGAAACGGTGTTGTAGTCTAACGCCGGAGGCTTTTCGAAGCTTGAGGAATCTGTTGGATGGCTAA
- the LOC106307340 gene encoding probable protein phosphatase 2C 49 isoform X2: MVAEAEVVFQQSLPVVLDIDGVTSAVVSPLSSPKLGIRRSAASVSGGLSTSPVEDDCDSTIPVYIPTIRSGSYADIGPKRSMEDEHICVDDLSSQLGCLFQLPKPSAFYAVFDGHGGSEAATYVKQNAIRLLFEDDNFPQTSEVNSVYVEQVKSSLRNAFLQADLALAEDCSISSSSGTTALAALISGRLLMVANAGDCRAVLCRKGKAIEMSHDHRPINLPERRRVEESGGVIEDGYLNGELSVTRALGDWDMKRPHGSNSPLISEPEIKQITLTEEDEFLVIGCDGIWDVLTSQEAVSVVKRGLNRHGDPTRCARELVMEALRLNTFDNLTAVVVCFVTVDREGEAVVPLEKKRCCSLTPEAFRSLRNLLDG; the protein is encoded by the exons ATGGTAGCAGAAGCAGAGGTTGTGTTTCAACAGAGTTTGCCGGTGGTTCTGGATATTGACGGGGTTACTTCCGCCGTCGTATCTCCGCTTTCTTCTCCGAAATTGGGTATCCGTCGGTCGGCGGCGTCGGTTTCCGGCGGTTTGTCGACTTCTCCGGTG GAGGATGATTGCGATTCCACTATCCCGGTTTATATTCCAACCATCCGGTCTGGGAGCTACGCTGACATCGGACCAAAGAGATCCATGGAAGACGAACACATTTGCGTAGATGATCTATCCTCCCAACTTGGCTGTCTTTTCCAGTTGCCAAAGCCAAGTGCTTTCTATGCG GTTTTCGATGGTCACGGAGGATCAGAAGCAGCAACGTACGTAAAGCAAAACGCCATCAGGCTTTTGTTTGAAGATGATAACTTCCCACAGACATCTGAAGTGAACAGTGTTTATGTGGAACAAGTCAAGAGTTCGTTGAGAAACGCGTTTCTACAAGCTGATCTAGCTTTGGCTGAGGATTGCAGCATCAGCTCTTCCTCTGGCACCACGGCTCTCGCCGCCCTTATCTCCGGAAG GCTCTTAATGGTTGCAAACGCTGGAGACTGCAGAGCTGTTCTTTGCAGAAAAGGGAAAGCTATAGAGATGTCTCATGACCATAGACCGATCAATCTACCTGAGAGAAGAAGAGTGGAAGAATCTGGTGGTGTCATTGAGGACGGTTACCTAAACGGAGAGTTATCTGTAACGCGAGCTCTTGGTGACTGGGACATGAAACGCCCCCACGGCTCTAACTCTCCGCTTATTTCCGAACCTGAGATCAAGCAGATAACTTTGACCGAGGAGGACGAGTTTCTTGTGATCGGGTGCGACGGGATTTGGGATGTTTTGACGAGCCAGGAAGCCGTTAGCGTTGTGAAACGTGGCTTGAACAGGCATGGTGATCCGACGAGATGTGCGAGAGAGCTCGTGATGGAGGCTCTGAGGCTGAACACGTTTGATAACTTAACGGCGGTTGTGGTATGTTTTGTGACGGTAGACCGAGAGGGTGAGGCGGTGGTTCCTTTGGAGAAGAAACGGTGTTGTAGTCTAACGCCGGAGGCTTTTCGAAGCTTGAGGAATCTGTTGGATGGCTAA